The DNA region CCTGCGTCGTCTTGTCCTATTTTGTCGCATCTGATTCCGGCGACATAGAACCGTTGAGGCGTTTTTCAACAGCTTTGAGTAGCCTTTCAGAATTCAGAAAATCTATATCTGACTCGACTAGTTTGGATGTGGACGGTGTATCAATGTTGATCTCCACATCCGAAGAGATCTCGAAAATGTGACTTTCAACCTTTCCATCTTTGAATGTAACTTCTTGTGTTCTCTCGGGGCCATCATCGATATGAATAAACGTAATCCTTGTTGCCAAGCCGGATTCGAAAGCAGAAAGGTAACCGTTCTTTTTCTCTTCGTCACCTTGCGCAAGAAACTCTGACAACTCTACCGCGCTCATTCCGAACGTGTCTCTCAACTCAATATAGTTCGATGGATACAAGATAAGCTCCAACCTCGGCTCCTGACTTTCTTCCCAAGGTCCAAAAAATCCTCTTTCAACTCTCTCGCTCAGCAAAAGAAAAAGCCCGATTGCCAAAACAATGGTTACCGCAATACCGGTTGCGAATCCGAAAACGAATTTTCTCATTCTTTGACTGAATGGTGAACAGTAGGTGCGAGCGGTAGCGAGTTGCCTATCCGGACTGGTTATCCCTGTTTTTCCAATAGTAGGGTCGACGTTTTAAGTGGGCCACGGCTACTACATAAATAATCGCGCCTTCCACTCTGAAAATGATCCCGTAGGGAAATCGGGGAGTAAGGAACCGCCGATAAGGATCGCGTATGACCCGCGAGGCCTCAGGAAACTTTTTGATCTCCTGAATCGACTCATAAAGAATCTGGATGAACGCA from Verrucomicrobiota bacterium includes:
- a CDS encoding type II toxin-antitoxin system RelE/ParE family toxin: MEVRFATEVREEVAQAERYYEGEVEGLGSAFIQILYESIQEIKKFPEASRVIRDPYRRFLTPRFPYGIIFRVEGAIIYVVAVAHLKRRPYYWKNRDNQSG